One Pseudanabaena sp. FACHB-2040 DNA window includes the following coding sequences:
- a CDS encoding iron ABC transporter permease — MGQVVTQARFRFTRSPLLLIVGLAFCVGVLCVCFMASVLLGAAEIDSQTVWQAIFQFNGSTEHLIIRTVRMPRAILAVVVGAALAVAGAITQGLTRNALAAPDILGINAGAALAMVLTIFLRVSDRNVWFAFGGAAIATLTVYWLGSMGRTGLTPLKLVIAGSALAYLLNSLMYGLLILNQRTLDEIRFWLAGSLAGQDIAGMLPILPYILAGLLGSLALSRQLTLLSLGEDVAQGLGLQTTWVKVAAAIVVVLLAGSAVALAGPISFVGLVVPHVVRFSVGVDYRWILPYAMITGGILLSLSDLAARLVIPPQELPVGIMTALVGAPFFIYLARSRIKQ; from the coding sequence ATGGGACAGGTTGTTACTCAAGCGCGCTTTAGGTTTACTCGATCGCCGCTGCTGCTGATTGTTGGGTTGGCGTTTTGTGTTGGGGTTCTCTGCGTTTGCTTTATGGCCAGCGTTCTCTTGGGAGCGGCTGAGATTGACTCCCAAACGGTGTGGCAGGCAATTTTTCAATTCAATGGCTCCACTGAGCACCTGATCATCCGCACGGTGCGAATGCCTAGAGCGATTTTGGCGGTGGTTGTGGGGGCGGCTCTGGCGGTTGCCGGAGCGATTACCCAAGGGCTGACCCGCAATGCTCTGGCGGCTCCTGATATTTTGGGCATTAATGCTGGGGCGGCTCTGGCGATGGTGCTGACGATCTTTCTCAGGGTTAGCGATCGCAATGTTTGGTTTGCCTTTGGTGGGGCTGCGATCGCAACCCTCACCGTCTACTGGCTAGGCTCAATGGGCCGCACCGGACTTACTCCACTGAAGCTGGTAATTGCCGGGTCTGCCCTGGCCTACCTGCTAAATTCCCTGATGTATGGCCTTCTCATTCTCAACCAGCGCACCCTAGACGAGATTCGCTTTTGGCTAGCCGGTTCCCTGGCTGGGCAAGACATCGCCGGGATGTTGCCGATACTGCCTTACATCCTCGCGGGGCTGCTGGGATCACTGGCCTTAAGCCGCCAGTTGACCCTACTCTCCCTCGGTGAAGATGTCGCCCAAGGCCTGGGGCTACAGACGACTTGGGTAAAAGTAGCCGCCGCCATCGTAGTTGTACTCCTAGCCGGGAGCGCCGTCGCCCTGGCAGGCCCAATCAGCTTTGTCGGCCTAGTCGTGCCCCATGTGGTGCGCTTTAGCGTGGGTGTAGATTATCGCTGGATATTGCCCTACGCCATGATTACAGGCGGCATTTTGCTCTCGCTCTCCGACCTCGCAGCCCGCCTAGTTATTCCTCCCCAAGAGCTGCCGGTAGGCATCATGACCGCCCTAGTCGGAGCACCCTTCTTTATATATCTGGCGCGATCCCGAATCAAGCAGTAG
- a CDS encoding MotA/TolQ/ExbB proton channel family protein — translation MGTIFAAGGIVMWPLLAFSILAIALIVERLVFWVRLNRRQRQVMREILQTYRRSPVDVFPRLQQNANLPIARIFLEALEIDGASPKQFHMALSSAMQAELPHLRRFNTIFATIVTVSPLLGLLGTVLGLIASFSVLRLGDIGANAAAVTGGISEALVSTAAGLVVAIFTLLFANLFKGLYKRQVALIQEYGGQLEILYESHYERLKQIKDEVYVSP, via the coding sequence ATGGGAACAATTTTTGCCGCAGGCGGCATTGTCATGTGGCCGCTGTTGGCCTTTTCGATTCTTGCGATCGCACTTATTGTGGAGCGCCTAGTGTTCTGGGTTCGGCTAAATCGGCGTCAGCGGCAGGTCATGCGGGAGATCCTGCAGACTTACCGCAGAAGCCCGGTCGATGTGTTTCCGAGGCTTCAGCAAAACGCGAACCTGCCCATTGCCCGAATTTTTCTAGAGGCGCTGGAGATTGACGGGGCCAGCCCCAAGCAGTTTCACATGGCCTTGTCTAGCGCTATGCAGGCCGAACTGCCGCATCTCCGCCGCTTTAACACTATCTTTGCCACGATTGTCACCGTCTCGCCATTGTTGGGGTTGCTGGGCACCGTGCTGGGGCTAATTGCCTCTTTTAGCGTGCTGCGATTGGGCGATATCGGGGCCAATGCAGCTGCCGTTACTGGCGGCATTAGCGAAGCTCTAGTGTCTACAGCAGCGGGTCTGGTGGTCGCGATCTTTACGCTACTGTTTGCCAACCTCTTCAAGGGGCTCTACAAGCGTCAGGTGGCCCTGATTCAGGAATATGGCGGTCAGCTAGAGATCCTCTACGAATCTCACTACGAACGGCTGAAACAAATCAAGGACGAGGTTTATGTTTCTCCCTGA
- a CDS encoding iron ABC transporter permease — MPPSKPWLSIRPHHLPLSFRVDRRVPAVLTTLGLVALASLVLNVSQGEYPVPLLEVVKTLLGIPANPDYAFVVQTLRLPRALVALLVGMGLAVAGAILQGITRNPLAAPEIIGINSGASLVAVAIIVLLPGVSTVWLPIAAFLGGLGAAIAIYLLAWNQGSSPVRLILIGIGLTAITAALTNLMVTFGEINAVSQALVWLTGSVYGRSWEHLWSLLPWLGVFLPLCLLLARDLDTLNLGDSLAQGLGSRVEWQRSLLLLCTVALAGASVATAGTIGFVGLMAPHLARQLVGPAHVGLIPTAALVGACIVELADLAGRLLFAPIELPCGVVTAVIGAPYFLWLLYRDS, encoded by the coding sequence ATGCCCCCCTCCAAACCCTGGCTCTCTATCCGCCCACACCATCTCCCCCTTTCCTTCCGAGTAGATCGCCGGGTTCCCGCTGTCCTAACCACTCTGGGGCTGGTCGCCCTAGCCTCCCTGGTGCTTAACGTCAGCCAGGGGGAGTATCCTGTGCCGCTGCTAGAGGTGGTCAAGACCCTCCTGGGAATACCTGCCAACCCAGACTATGCCTTTGTGGTGCAGACGCTACGACTGCCTCGGGCGCTGGTGGCGCTGCTAGTGGGGATGGGGTTGGCCGTGGCGGGGGCCATTCTGCAAGGGATTACCCGCAATCCCCTAGCGGCCCCGGAAATCATCGGTATTAATTCGGGGGCGAGTCTGGTGGCGGTAGCGATCATTGTGCTACTGCCGGGGGTTTCGACGGTTTGGCTGCCCATAGCAGCATTTTTGGGTGGGCTGGGGGCTGCGATCGCAATCTACCTCCTGGCCTGGAACCAAGGCAGCTCCCCGGTGCGTCTGATTCTCATCGGCATCGGCCTGACGGCCATAACCGCCGCGCTCACTAATTTAATGGTCACCTTTGGCGAGATCAACGCAGTCAGTCAGGCGCTGGTGTGGCTCACCGGCAGCGTCTATGGCCGCAGTTGGGAGCACCTTTGGTCTTTACTGCCCTGGCTAGGCGTCTTTTTGCCCCTCTGCCTGCTGCTGGCGCGCGACCTAGACACGCTCAACCTGGGAGATAGCCTGGCCCAAGGCCTGGGCAGTCGAGTAGAGTGGCAGCGCTCCCTGCTCCTGCTTTGCACCGTTGCGCTGGCCGGAGCCTCGGTCGCCACCGCAGGCACCATCGGCTTTGTCGGCCTCATGGCCCCGCACTTGGCTCGGCAACTCGTTGGCCCTGCCCACGTGGGGCTGATTCCTACAGCGGCTCTCGTAGGAGCGTGCATTGTGGAGCTGGCAGACCTGGCCGGACGGCTGCTGTTTGCGCCGATTGAGCTGCCTTGCGGCGTAGTTACTGCCGTGATCGGCGCGCCTTATTTCCTGTGGCTGCTGTATCGCGATAGTTAA
- a CDS encoding TonB family protein gives MSLSQFCAQQHDREQALLRRVLLWGVVGSLGVHAIALALSQLNIWQRPIEAEIAPIELIVTEPPPADLAEETVEVEPPTPIEPAELSTETVNPAPAAVSSAPPAAVFSPAPAAPPPSADLPEPEEAAPAEPVEAADEVPADEVPADEVPADDTETLAESDLEEPEALAEAEPPEEVAAVDAPLETSDAASQAERLRNFLQGLRDAQQTDTQQTDTAGAAVSEPDSAQESPATTQPSEVAAGPGAGSSNRPADSSGGGGSGQDRGSRTVVCEDCVRPQYPASALAAGVEGQPQVRVEINPDGSVRSVTLTRPSGNAAIDQAAIAAARRSRFQPVEGGASVPMEYNVTIEGSRRNRESQEQEERLSIEVPPSASESASESSESAESAPTTPTTQAPRGTTDPTPPQPTSEEEATTPDPTPTAAPDPKTPAAADPTAPVEERPAQPVEPAAPEPAVPTPEPAPEPDLAPARQPAPSVEQPASPPPPSPPPASSPPSAPEPAAPPVAPAAPASPEENL, from the coding sequence ATGAGTCTTTCACAGTTTTGTGCTCAGCAGCATGATCGGGAGCAGGCGCTCCTGCGTCGGGTGCTTCTTTGGGGAGTCGTGGGTTCGCTGGGGGTGCATGCGATCGCACTTGCCCTCAGTCAGCTCAACATTTGGCAGCGCCCGATAGAGGCTGAAATTGCTCCTATTGAGCTGATTGTGACCGAGCCGCCCCCAGCGGATCTGGCTGAAGAAACCGTCGAGGTTGAGCCACCCACGCCGATTGAACCGGCTGAGCTCAGTACTGAAACGGTTAATCCGGCTCCAGCCGCCGTCAGTTCAGCGCCTCCGGCAGCAGTCTTCTCGCCCGCACCCGCTGCTCCGCCTCCATCCGCTGACCTCCCAGAACCGGAGGAAGCTGCCCCCGCCGAACCCGTTGAGGCAGCAGACGAGGTGCCAGCGGATGAAGTGCCAGCGGATGAAGTGCCAGCAGACGACACCGAAACCCTGGCCGAATCAGACCTGGAGGAGCCTGAAGCACTGGCTGAGGCAGAGCCACCAGAAGAGGTGGCAGCGGTAGACGCCCCCTTAGAAACTTCAGATGCAGCTTCTCAGGCAGAGCGGCTGCGCAACTTCCTGCAGGGGCTGCGAGATGCACAGCAGACGGATACACAGCAAACAGATACAGCTGGGGCAGCGGTGAGCGAACCCGATTCTGCTCAGGAGTCCCCTGCAACAACGCAGCCTAGTGAGGTGGCGGCTGGCCCTGGTGCTGGCAGCTCTAATCGTCCTGCTGATTCTTCGGGTGGGGGCGGCAGCGGCCAGGATCGGGGTTCTCGCACAGTGGTTTGCGAAGACTGTGTTCGCCCGCAGTATCCGGCCAGCGCTTTGGCCGCTGGAGTGGAAGGGCAGCCTCAGGTACGGGTTGAGATCAACCCCGATGGCAGTGTGCGCAGTGTCACTCTGACTCGACCAAGCGGCAATGCGGCGATTGACCAGGCTGCGATCGCAGCCGCTCGCCGTTCTCGGTTCCAGCCTGTCGAGGGGGGAGCCAGTGTTCCGATGGAATACAACGTAACAATTGAGGGCTCTCGCCGCAACCGAGAATCGCAAGAACAGGAAGAGCGCCTCTCTATCGAAGTACCTCCGTCAGCTTCAGAATCAGCGTCGGAATCATCGGAATCAGCAGAGTCAGCCCCCACTACCCCAACCACACAAGCACCCAGGGGAACGACTGATCCTACCCCTCCTCAGCCTACTTCTGAGGAAGAGGCTACAACTCCAGACCCAACCCCAACCGCTGCCCCAGATCCGAAAACACCTGCCGCTGCAGACCCTACCGCGCCCGTAGAGGAGAGGCCAGCTCAACCAGTAGAGCCTGCTGCGCCTGAACCCGCTGTCCCTACTCCTGAGCCTGCCCCTGAGCCAGACCTAGCGCCTGCTAGACAGCCTGCGCCTAGCGTAGAGCAACCGGCTTCACCTCCGCCTCCAAGCCCACCTCCGGCTTCAAGTCCACCCTCTGCCCCTGAACCTGCTGCTCCCCCAGTCGCCCCGGCCGCTCCAGCTTCACCAGAAGAAAACTTATAA
- a CDS encoding LysR substrate-binding domain-containing protein, with protein MELRHLHYFIAVAEELHFSRAAERLRISQPPLSQQIRGLEDELGVKLFERTKRQVHLTEAGKVFLERSYLVLAQLDQAIEVTQQIGRGEVGRLAIGFVGSATYTVLPNILSVFREQFPAVELRLHELTTAQQIQALHHKQVDVGIVRSAIIEPGLSVKCILQESLVLALPATHLLSAQTKVSLSALADELFILFPAKMGPIFYEQIINICQQAGFSPKVAQEAVQMQTIIGLVAAGLGIAFVPASLQNFHRSGVVYRPLQEQTPQTGLYLTWRQHDSSPVIRAFLSLAQQTTQHEPNLNDT; from the coding sequence ATGGAACTACGGCACCTGCACTACTTCATCGCAGTGGCTGAGGAATTACACTTTAGTCGAGCAGCAGAGCGGTTACGCATTTCCCAACCCCCGCTCAGTCAGCAGATTCGTGGTTTGGAAGATGAACTAGGAGTCAAGCTGTTTGAACGAACGAAGCGGCAAGTGCATCTGACGGAAGCAGGCAAAGTGTTTTTGGAGCGCTCCTACCTGGTGTTAGCACAACTCGATCAGGCAATCGAAGTGACACAACAGATAGGGCGAGGTGAGGTTGGACGGTTGGCGATCGGCTTTGTCGGCTCTGCAACGTATACCGTACTGCCAAATATTTTAAGTGTCTTTCGAGAGCAGTTTCCTGCTGTAGAACTGCGATTGCATGAACTGACGACTGCTCAGCAAATTCAAGCCCTGCACCACAAACAGGTTGATGTTGGCATTGTTCGTTCTGCCATTATCGAGCCAGGTTTGAGTGTGAAATGCATTTTGCAAGAATCATTGGTATTGGCGTTGCCAGCAACCCACCTGCTCTCTGCCCAGACTAAAGTATCTCTCTCCGCACTGGCAGATGAATTATTCATCCTATTTCCTGCCAAGATGGGACCCATCTTTTACGAGCAGATTATTAACATTTGTCAGCAAGCTGGATTTAGTCCAAAAGTTGCTCAAGAGGCAGTTCAGATGCAAACTATCATCGGCTTAGTTGCAGCAGGACTGGGCATCGCTTTCGTTCCCGCCTCCTTGCAAAACTTCCACAGAAGCGGAGTCGTTTACAGACCCTTACAAGAGCAGACACCCCAAACCGGACTTTATCTTACTTGGCGGCAGCATGATTCCTCACCGGTAATAAGAGCATTTCTCAGCTTGGCACAGCAGACGACACAACACGAGCCAAATCTTAACGATACGTGA
- a CDS encoding FAD-containing oxidoreductase, producing the protein MNQLFDALIIGAGQAGPSLAGRLTTAGMKVALIERHLFGGTCVNTGCTPTKTLVASAYAAHLARRAADYGVVISSEVGVDMKRVKARADAVVAASRNGVETWLRGMDRLTVVHGQARFEGADTLRVGDELLTAPRIFINVGGRAQVPEMPGLQEIDYLTNTSILALDVLPRHLVVVGGSYIGLEFAQIYRRFGAEVTVVEKGPRLVAREDEDVSAAIQEILEAEGVHIRTNAECIAFASHPEGAIVHVDCIKGTPQVIGSHVLLAVGRRPNTDDLGLDCAGVATDARGYIKVDDQLRTNVPGIWALGDCNGRGAFTHTAYNDFEIVSANLLDSAERRVCDRIPAYALYIDPPLGRVGMTEAQARASGRPLLMGIRQMTQVSRAIEKGETQGFIKIVADAETKRILGAAILGLSGDEVIHGLIDMMNADQPYTALQWAVPIHPTVSELIPTVLGQMQPLPPPVK; encoded by the coding sequence ATGAACCAACTATTTGACGCGCTGATCATTGGTGCCGGGCAGGCAGGGCCATCGCTTGCTGGACGGCTGACAACGGCAGGGATGAAGGTGGCACTGATCGAGCGACATTTGTTTGGAGGCACTTGTGTTAACACCGGCTGCACGCCGACCAAAACGCTTGTCGCCAGCGCTTATGCTGCTCATCTGGCTCGTCGCGCCGCTGATTATGGTGTGGTGATCTCCAGTGAGGTTGGTGTCGATATGAAGCGGGTTAAGGCGCGTGCCGACGCAGTTGTGGCCGCTTCTCGGAACGGCGTTGAGACTTGGCTCCGTGGTATGGATCGTCTGACTGTGGTTCATGGTCAGGCCCGTTTTGAAGGAGCAGACACGCTGCGGGTTGGCGACGAACTCCTCACGGCCCCACGAATTTTTATCAATGTTGGTGGTCGAGCCCAGGTGCCTGAGATGCCTGGCCTGCAGGAGATCGATTACCTCACTAACACCTCTATCCTGGCGCTAGATGTTCTCCCGCGCCATTTGGTGGTGGTGGGAGGCAGCTATATTGGGCTGGAGTTTGCCCAAATTTATCGCCGCTTTGGTGCGGAGGTAACGGTGGTTGAGAAGGGCCCTCGCCTAGTCGCCCGCGAGGACGAGGACGTTTCTGCCGCGATCCAAGAGATCCTCGAAGCCGAGGGCGTGCATATTCGCACGAATGCTGAGTGCATTGCTTTCGCATCCCATCCTGAGGGGGCGATCGTCCATGTTGATTGCATCAAGGGCACACCGCAGGTGATCGGCAGCCATGTCCTGCTGGCGGTTGGACGTCGGCCTAACACCGACGATCTGGGCCTCGATTGCGCTGGCGTTGCAACCGACGCGCGGGGCTATATCAAAGTGGATGACCAGCTTCGCACCAACGTACCCGGCATTTGGGCATTGGGCGACTGCAACGGCCGAGGCGCGTTCACTCACACAGCCTATAACGATTTTGAGATCGTCTCTGCTAACTTGCTCGACAGCGCCGAGCGGCGGGTTTGCGATCGCATCCCCGCCTACGCCCTCTATATCGATCCCCCGCTCGGGCGCGTCGGCATGACTGAGGCGCAGGCGCGCGCCTCGGGTCGGCCGCTGCTGATGGGGATTAGGCAGATGACGCAGGTAAGTCGCGCCATTGAGAAAGGTGAGACACAAGGCTTTATCAAGATCGTGGCCGACGCTGAAACCAAGCGCATTCTCGGTGCTGCAATTCTCGGCCTGAGTGGCGATGAGGTGATCCACGGACTGATCGACATGATGAATGCCGACCAGCCCTACACCGCACTGCAATGGGCCGTACCGATCCACCCAACTGTCTCGGAGCTGATCCCGACCGTGTTGGGCCAAATGCAGCCGCTCCCGCCGCCTGTGAAATAG
- a CDS encoding biopolymer transporter ExbD has product MFLPEEPEEELELNIVPMIDVIFAILTFFIISSLFLTRSESLPVNLPKAASAEMQERTRITVTVDESGDISLNQTAVSLDTLQADVRDLMSSTQESVIVINADEAVSHGQVIAVMDELRVIEGATLGIATRQPE; this is encoded by the coding sequence ATGTTTCTCCCTGAAGAACCTGAAGAAGAACTTGAACTTAACATCGTGCCGATGATTGACGTCATCTTCGCAATTCTGACGTTTTTCATTATCTCTAGCCTGTTTCTCACGCGCTCCGAGTCGCTGCCGGTCAACCTGCCCAAAGCCGCTAGTGCTGAGATGCAAGAACGCACCCGGATCACGGTCACGGTGGATGAGTCGGGCGACATTTCGCTCAATCAAACTGCTGTTTCCCTCGACACGCTGCAGGCAGACGTCCGCGACCTGATGAGCAGCACACAAGAATCGGTCATCGTCATCAACGCTGACGAGGCTGTTAGCCACGGGCAGGTAATTGCTGTGATGGATGAACTGCGTGTCATTGAAGGGGCGACGTTGGGGATTGCGACGAGGCAGCCGGAGTGA
- a CDS encoding NAD(P)/FAD-dependent oxidoreductase, which translates to MLRLTEIKLPLDHPEGAIEAAILKKLQIAPEALINYTVFKRSHDARKKGEITLVYILDVETTQEKLLLKRLKKDPHVMPTPDMSYRLVAQAPSSLVNRPIVIGTGPCGMFAGLLLAQMGFRPLLLERGKAVRDRTVDTFAFWKKKDELNPESNAQFGEGGAGTFSDGKLYSQVRDSNHYGRKVLNELVNSGASPEILYVNKPHIGTFKLVGIVQSLRARIEALGGEIRFQSRVKDIHIEQGQVQGVTLDSGETIASQHVVLAVGHSARDTFQMLFDRGVYIEPKPFSIGFRVEHPQTLIDRCRFGEQAGHKLLGAADYKLVHHCQNGRSVYSFCMCPGGLVVAAASEPGRVVTNGMSQYSRNERNANSAIVVGITPDDYPGHPLAGIALQRRLEERAFELGGGTYDAPGQLVGDFLADRPSHDFGSVQPSYAPGVHLGDLSTSLPDYAIEAIREALPAFDKQISGFAMPDAVLTGVETRTSSPIRIKRKEDYQSLNTNGLYPAGEGAGYAGGILSAGIDGIKVAEAVALNIVNSVS; encoded by the coding sequence ATGTTGCGACTCACCGAAATCAAGCTGCCGCTTGACCATCCCGAAGGGGCAATCGAGGCTGCCATCCTCAAAAAGCTGCAAATTGCGCCAGAGGCTTTAATCAACTACACCGTCTTCAAGCGCAGCCATGATGCTCGCAAGAAAGGGGAGATCACTCTCGTTTATATTCTCGATGTGGAGACGACGCAGGAAAAGTTGCTGCTGAAGCGCCTGAAAAAGGATCCACACGTGATGCCAACGCCAGACATGAGCTATCGTCTGGTGGCACAAGCTCCCAGTTCTCTAGTCAATCGTCCCATTGTTATTGGTACGGGCCCCTGTGGGATGTTTGCAGGGCTGCTGCTGGCGCAAATGGGGTTTCGCCCGCTGCTATTAGAGCGGGGGAAGGCAGTGCGCGATCGCACCGTAGACACCTTTGCCTTCTGGAAGAAGAAAGACGAGTTAAACCCAGAATCTAACGCGCAGTTTGGCGAAGGCGGTGCGGGCACCTTTTCAGATGGCAAGCTCTACAGTCAGGTAAGAGATTCCAACCATTACGGGCGCAAGGTACTGAACGAGCTCGTCAATTCTGGGGCTTCGCCAGAGATTTTATACGTCAACAAACCGCATATCGGCACCTTCAAGCTGGTCGGCATTGTCCAAAGTCTGCGCGCCAGAATTGAAGCCCTCGGCGGTGAAATTCGCTTTCAAAGTCGCGTTAAAGACATCCATATCGAACAGGGACAGGTGCAGGGCGTCACTTTGGACAGTGGCGAAACCATTGCTAGCCAGCATGTGGTGCTTGCGGTTGGCCATAGTGCCCGTGATACGTTTCAAATGCTCTTTGATCGCGGCGTTTATATCGAACCCAAGCCCTTTTCCATTGGCTTTCGGGTAGAGCACCCGCAGACGCTGATCGACCGCTGTCGGTTTGGCGAGCAGGCAGGTCACAAGCTGTTGGGCGCTGCCGACTATAAGCTGGTGCATCACTGCCAGAATGGTCGTTCTGTCTATAGCTTTTGTATGTGTCCGGGCGGTCTGGTGGTCGCAGCTGCGTCTGAGCCGGGGCGGGTCGTCACCAACGGCATGAGCCAGTATTCGCGCAATGAGCGCAATGCCAACAGTGCAATTGTGGTGGGCATTACCCCCGATGACTATCCGGGGCATCCTCTGGCCGGTATTGCCTTGCAGCGGCGCTTAGAAGAACGGGCCTTTGAGCTCGGTGGTGGCACCTACGACGCACCGGGGCAGCTGGTGGGAGACTTTCTGGCTGATCGCCCCTCCCACGACTTTGGCAGCGTGCAGCCATCCTATGCGCCGGGGGTGCATTTGGGTGACTTAAGTACGAGCTTGCCTGACTATGCGATCGAGGCCATTCGCGAGGCGTTGCCCGCGTTCGACAAGCAGATCAGCGGGTTTGCCATGCCGGATGCCGTGTTGACTGGAGTGGAAACGCGCACCTCGTCGCCTATTCGGATTAAGCGCAAGGAGGATTATCAAAGCCTCAATACAAACGGCCTCTATCCTGCTGGGGAAGGGGCTGGTTATGCAGGCGGCATCCTTTCGGCAGGCATCGATGGCATTAAGGTTGCGGAGGCCGTTGCTTTGAATATTGTGAACTCGGTATCGTGA
- a CDS encoding ferritin-like domain-containing protein, which translates to MRDLDTPKTIQLLNHIMEFELAGVVRYTHYSLMVTGPNRIPIVGFFKAQANESLLHAQEAGEIITGLEGHPSQRIAAIEETNRHSVTDLLQESLNHEQKALHMYKQLLDIVQDASIYLEEYTRTKIGQEEMHNLEIKKMLRDFS; encoded by the coding sequence ATGAGAGATCTCGATACCCCCAAGACTATCCAATTGCTCAATCACATCATGGAGTTTGAGCTGGCAGGCGTCGTTCGCTATACCCACTACTCCCTCATGGTGACCGGCCCCAACCGAATTCCCATCGTAGGGTTCTTTAAGGCTCAAGCCAATGAATCTCTCCTCCATGCTCAAGAAGCGGGCGAGATTATCACAGGACTAGAGGGGCATCCTAGCCAGCGCATTGCAGCCATTGAGGAGACAAACCGGCACTCGGTGACCGATCTGCTGCAGGAAAGCCTCAACCACGAGCAAAAAGCCCTGCATATGTACAAGCAACTGCTAGATATCGTTCAAGACGCCAGCATTTACCTGGAGGAATATACCCGCACCAAGATCGGCCAGGAGGAAATGCACAACCTGGAAATCAAGAAAATGCTGCGGGACTTTAGCTAG
- a CDS encoding ABC transporter ATP-binding protein, which produces MTFDFASPIALTTRNLSLAYDGNTIIQGLDLAIPKRQVTMLVGPNGCGKSTLLRGLARLLKPKGGTVYLDGDAIAHLPTKELAKRLGILPQSPAAPEGLTVRELVAQGRYPHQNWLQQWSREDELTVEAAIATTHLEDFANRPLDTLSGGQRQRAWIAMALAQDTQTLLLDEPTTYLDLAHQIEVLDLLADLNRKQGKTIIIVLHDLNLACRYADHLIALKVGQVYAQGAPAAIMTEALVRQVFGLESKILPDPVAGTPLCIPISRSR; this is translated from the coding sequence ATGACGTTTGACTTTGCCAGCCCCATCGCCCTCACTACTCGTAACTTGTCTCTCGCCTACGATGGCAACACCATCATCCAAGGTCTGGATTTGGCTATTCCTAAAAGGCAGGTAACGATGCTGGTAGGGCCGAATGGGTGCGGTAAGTCTACGCTGCTGCGGGGCTTGGCCCGACTGCTTAAGCCCAAAGGCGGCACGGTGTATCTAGATGGAGATGCGATCGCCCACCTCCCTACCAAGGAACTGGCCAAGCGCTTGGGAATCTTGCCCCAAAGCCCTGCCGCCCCAGAGGGGCTAACGGTGCGTGAACTGGTAGCTCAGGGACGCTACCCCCATCAAAACTGGCTGCAGCAGTGGTCTAGGGAGGATGAGTTGACGGTGGAGGCTGCGATCGCAACCACCCACCTAGAAGACTTTGCCAACCGCCCGCTCGATACCCTCTCTGGCGGGCAGCGGCAGCGGGCCTGGATTGCGATGGCCCTAGCGCAAGATACTCAAACCCTGCTGCTAGATGAACCTACGACCTACCTAGATCTGGCCCACCAAATTGAAGTGCTAGATTTGCTGGCCGACCTTAACCGTAAGCAGGGCAAGACCATCATCATAGTGCTGCACGATTTGAATCTGGCCTGCCGCTATGCGGATCACCTGATTGCGCTCAAAGTAGGCCAGGTCTATGCCCAGGGTGCGCCCGCTGCGATCATGACTGAAGCTCTAGTGCGGCAAGTCTTTGGCCTAGAGAGCAAGATCTTGCCAGACCCCGTAGCGGGCACGCCACTGTGCATTCCGATTAGCCGCAGTCGGTAG